A stretch of Myceligenerans xiligouense DNA encodes these proteins:
- a CDS encoding BCCT family transporter, whose protein sequence is MAVDQQVTASDEQEAPERRRLIAAPRVFYPAAGLLLVFVLATAIFPEWMGSWISAANTTVVGELGWWYIGVVAFFVFFSIWLAVSPMGAIVLAKDDDDEPDFSLGSWFAMLFAAGMGIGLVYWGVAEPLSHYAAVPPGEAGATGALAAKSAMDVTFLHWGLHAWAIYVVVGLAVAYSVHRRGNPISIRWALYPLLGNRIRGFWGDVIDVIAILGTLFGVATSLGLGVSQIGAGLGYLGLVELDEAGNPSTWLLIGLIIVITAIALVSVVTGVDKGIKWLSNINMGLAIGLVVFVLVVGPTVFILSDFLTQIGSYLTNFFALTFNARPFTEGGKEWLGGWTTYYWGWWMSWAPFVGVFIARISKGRTVREFIFGVLLVPTVVTFLWFSVMGGSGLYRELFGEGGIVDADGLVNSNTALFQLLDGFPLAAVTSTVAVILIVIFFVTSSDSGSFVVDMLSSGGDPNPPAWSRAFWAAMEGAIAAVLLWVGLQAAASGLDVNPLGALQTMAILLALPFSIVMLMMCFATARALLRENKLREREQRRWYAGQIAQDIYDLENGDGKGDGKVKARLRGRQKGR, encoded by the coding sequence ATGGCTGTCGACCAGCAGGTCACCGCATCCGACGAGCAGGAGGCTCCCGAGCGGAGGAGGCTGATCGCGGCGCCCCGGGTCTTCTATCCTGCGGCCGGATTACTGCTTGTGTTCGTGCTGGCCACGGCGATCTTTCCCGAGTGGATGGGCAGCTGGATCAGTGCCGCGAACACCACGGTCGTCGGGGAGCTGGGCTGGTGGTACATCGGGGTCGTCGCGTTCTTCGTGTTCTTCTCGATCTGGCTCGCCGTGTCGCCGATGGGCGCCATCGTGCTCGCCAAGGACGATGACGACGAGCCCGACTTCTCGCTCGGCTCCTGGTTCGCGATGCTCTTCGCGGCCGGTATGGGAATCGGTCTGGTCTACTGGGGCGTCGCCGAGCCGCTGAGCCACTACGCGGCGGTTCCCCCGGGAGAGGCCGGAGCCACCGGCGCCCTGGCGGCGAAGTCCGCCATGGACGTCACCTTCCTGCACTGGGGCCTGCACGCCTGGGCCATCTACGTGGTGGTCGGCCTCGCCGTCGCCTACTCGGTGCACCGCCGGGGCAACCCGATCTCCATCCGCTGGGCGCTGTACCCGCTGCTGGGCAACCGGATCAGGGGTTTCTGGGGCGACGTCATCGACGTGATCGCCATTCTCGGCACCCTCTTCGGCGTCGCGACGTCGCTGGGGCTCGGTGTCAGCCAGATCGGCGCGGGCCTCGGTTACCTCGGCCTGGTCGAGCTCGACGAGGCCGGCAACCCGTCGACCTGGCTGCTGATCGGCCTGATCATCGTCATCACCGCGATCGCGCTCGTCTCCGTGGTGACGGGTGTGGACAAGGGCATCAAGTGGCTGTCGAACATCAACATGGGCCTGGCGATCGGGCTCGTGGTCTTCGTCCTGGTGGTCGGGCCCACGGTGTTCATCCTCAGCGACTTCCTCACGCAGATCGGCTCGTACCTGACGAACTTCTTCGCGCTGACCTTCAACGCGCGCCCCTTCACCGAAGGCGGCAAGGAGTGGCTGGGCGGCTGGACCACGTACTACTGGGGCTGGTGGATGAGCTGGGCGCCCTTCGTGGGCGTGTTCATCGCGCGCATCTCGAAGGGGCGCACGGTCCGCGAGTTCATCTTCGGCGTGCTGCTGGTGCCGACCGTCGTCACGTTCCTGTGGTTCTCCGTGATGGGTGGCAGCGGCCTGTACCGCGAACTGTTCGGCGAGGGCGGCATCGTGGACGCCGACGGTCTGGTGAACTCGAACACCGCGCTCTTCCAGCTTCTCGACGGGTTCCCGCTCGCGGCGGTGACCAGCACCGTCGCCGTGATCCTCATCGTGATCTTCTTCGTGACGAGCTCCGACTCGGGGTCGTTCGTGGTCGACATGCTCAGCTCCGGCGGCGACCCGAACCCGCCCGCGTGGAGCCGCGCGTTCTGGGCCGCGATGGAGGGCGCGATCGCCGCCGTGCTGCTGTGGGTCGGCCTGCAGGCCGCGGCGAGCGGTCTCGACGTCAATCCGCTCGGCGCGCTGCAGACCATGGCGATCCTGCTGGCCCTGCCGTTCAGCATCGTGATGCTGATGATGTGCTTCGCCACGGCGCGGGCGCTCCTGCGGGAGAACAAGCTCCGCGAGCGGGAGCAGCGGCGCTGGTACGCCGGCCAGATCGCCCAGGACATCTACGACCTCGAGAACGGCGACGGCAAGGGCGACGGCAAGGTCAAGGCCAGGCTCCGAGGCCGGCAAAAGGGCAGGTAA
- the sucC gene encoding ADP-forming succinate--CoA ligase subunit beta, with protein sequence MDLFEYQARDIFEKHGVPVLGGVVATTPQEAREGAEKLGGGTVVVKAQVKTGGRGKAGGVKLAHSPEEAEAKAAEILGMDIKGHTVHRVMIAQGAKIAEEYYFSILLDRANRNYLAMCSVEGGVEIEQLAVERPEALAKVAVDPLTGIDEAKAAEIVDAAGFADDIKGKVAATIQTLWTVFKNEDATLVEVNPLVKTSDGAIIALDGKVSLDENASEVRHPDHEALEDKAATDPLEAKAKANNLNYVKLDGEVGIIGNGAGLVMSTLDVVAYAGEKHGGVKPANFLDIGGGANAEVMANGLDVILGDEQVKAVFVNVFGGITACDEVAKGIVGALDLLGDHATKPLVVRLDGNNVDLGREILATRNHPLVTLADTMDGGADLAAAKAAAPAA encoded by the coding sequence GTGGACCTGTTCGAATACCAGGCGCGCGACATCTTCGAGAAGCACGGCGTCCCCGTGCTGGGCGGTGTCGTCGCGACGACACCGCAGGAGGCTCGCGAAGGCGCCGAGAAGCTCGGCGGGGGTACCGTCGTCGTCAAGGCCCAGGTGAAGACCGGAGGTCGAGGCAAGGCCGGCGGCGTGAAGCTGGCCCACTCGCCCGAGGAGGCGGAGGCCAAGGCCGCCGAGATCCTCGGCATGGACATCAAGGGGCACACGGTCCACCGAGTGATGATCGCGCAGGGCGCGAAGATCGCGGAGGAGTACTACTTCTCGATCCTGCTGGACCGTGCGAACCGCAACTACCTCGCCATGTGCTCCGTCGAGGGCGGCGTGGAGATCGAGCAGCTCGCCGTCGAGCGTCCGGAGGCCCTCGCCAAGGTCGCCGTCGACCCGCTGACCGGGATCGACGAGGCCAAGGCCGCCGAGATCGTGGACGCCGCCGGCTTCGCCGACGACATCAAGGGCAAGGTCGCCGCGACCATCCAGACGCTGTGGACCGTCTTCAAGAACGAGGACGCCACGCTCGTCGAGGTGAACCCGCTGGTCAAGACCTCCGACGGCGCGATCATCGCGCTGGACGGCAAGGTCTCGCTCGACGAGAACGCGTCGGAGGTACGCCACCCCGACCACGAGGCGCTCGAGGACAAGGCCGCGACCGACCCGCTCGAGGCCAAGGCCAAGGCGAACAACCTCAACTACGTCAAGCTCGACGGCGAGGTCGGCATCATCGGCAACGGCGCGGGCCTGGTCATGTCGACGCTCGACGTCGTCGCCTACGCCGGCGAGAAGCACGGCGGCGTCAAGCCGGCGAACTTCCTCGACATCGGCGGCGGCGCGAACGCCGAGGTCATGGCCAACGGCCTGGACGTCATCCTCGGCGACGAGCAGGTCAAGGCCGTGTTCGTGAACGTCTTCGGCGGCATCACCGCCTGCGACGAGGTCGCCAAGGGTATCGTCGGCGCGCTCGACCTGCTGGGCGACCACGCGACCAAGCCCCTGGTGGTGCGTCTCGACGGCAACAACGTGGACCTGGGCCGCGAGATCCTCGCCACCCGCAACCACCCGCTGGTCACCCTGGCCGACACCATGGACGGCGGCGCCGATCTGGCCGCTGCCAAGGCTGCCGCCCCAGCCGCCTGA
- the purH gene encoding bifunctional phosphoribosylaminoimidazolecarboxamide formyltransferase/IMP cyclohydrolase, translated as MSGAPTAPYAQLADDAQRPVRRALLSVYDKTGLVELATTLHAAGVELVSTGSTARRIADAGIPVTPVEQLTGFPECLEGRVKTLHPRVHAGILADTRKQDHLDQLADLDIAPFELVVVNLYPFAETVASGAAPDAVVEQIDIGGPSMVRAAAKNHPSVAVVVDPSRYDDVATAVAAGGFTFAQRKTLAAAAFAHTAAYDVAVAEWFARSYVPGAGDEWPAFTGHTWTLATSLRYGENPHQAAALYGDGTGGLAGAEQLGGKEMSYNNYQDTDAAWRAAWDHAEPAVAIIKHANPCGIAVGSDVAEAHRRAHATDPVSAFGGVIAVNRPVSVALAEQVTEVFTEVIIAPGYEEGAADVLRRKKNLRILVCEAPGERERGAGPAPIELRPVSGGMLVQERDVFQADGDDAASWTLAAGEAADEATLADLAFAWRAVRAAKSNAILLAAGGAAVGIGMGQVNRVDSCRLAVERANTLAEGQERARGAVAASDAFFPFADGLQVLLDAGVRAVVQPGGSIRDEEVIEAALAAGITMYFTGTRHFAH; from the coding sequence ATGTCCGGCGCCCCGACCGCTCCCTATGCCCAGCTCGCCGACGACGCACAGCGTCCCGTGCGTCGCGCGCTGCTGAGCGTGTACGACAAGACCGGCCTCGTGGAGCTCGCCACGACATTGCACGCCGCGGGCGTCGAGCTCGTCTCCACCGGTTCCACGGCCCGGCGCATCGCCGACGCGGGCATTCCGGTCACGCCCGTCGAGCAGCTCACCGGCTTTCCCGAGTGCCTGGAGGGCCGGGTCAAGACCCTCCACCCGCGCGTGCACGCCGGCATCCTGGCGGACACCCGCAAGCAGGACCACCTCGACCAGCTCGCGGATCTCGACATCGCGCCGTTCGAGCTCGTCGTCGTGAACCTCTACCCGTTCGCCGAGACCGTGGCCTCGGGCGCGGCGCCGGACGCCGTCGTCGAACAGATCGACATCGGTGGGCCGTCCATGGTCCGTGCCGCGGCGAAGAACCACCCCAGCGTCGCCGTCGTCGTCGATCCGTCGCGGTACGACGACGTCGCCACCGCGGTCGCCGCCGGAGGCTTCACCTTCGCGCAGCGGAAGACCCTCGCCGCCGCCGCGTTCGCGCACACCGCCGCGTACGACGTCGCCGTCGCGGAGTGGTTCGCCCGGAGCTACGTGCCCGGCGCGGGCGACGAGTGGCCCGCCTTCACGGGACACACCTGGACGCTGGCCACCTCGCTCCGGTACGGCGAGAACCCGCACCAGGCCGCCGCGCTCTACGGCGACGGGACCGGCGGCCTGGCCGGTGCGGAGCAGCTGGGCGGCAAGGAGATGTCCTACAACAACTACCAGGACACGGACGCGGCCTGGCGTGCCGCCTGGGATCACGCCGAGCCCGCGGTGGCGATCATCAAGCACGCGAACCCATGCGGGATCGCGGTGGGTTCGGACGTGGCCGAGGCGCACCGCCGGGCGCACGCCACCGACCCGGTCTCCGCGTTCGGCGGCGTGATCGCGGTCAACCGGCCGGTCTCGGTCGCGCTGGCGGAGCAGGTCACCGAGGTCTTCACCGAGGTGATCATCGCGCCGGGTTACGAGGAGGGGGCGGCCGACGTCCTGCGGCGCAAGAAGAACCTGCGGATCCTGGTGTGCGAGGCGCCCGGGGAACGCGAGCGGGGCGCGGGGCCGGCGCCGATCGAGCTGCGGCCCGTGAGCGGCGGGATGCTCGTGCAGGAGCGTGACGTCTTCCAGGCGGACGGCGACGACGCGGCGTCCTGGACGCTCGCCGCGGGCGAGGCCGCGGACGAGGCGACCCTCGCCGACCTCGCGTTCGCGTGGCGGGCCGTGCGGGCCGCCAAGTCGAACGCGATCCTGCTCGCGGCCGGCGGCGCGGCGGTCGGGATCGGGATGGGCCAGGTGAACCGGGTGGACTCCTGCCGGCTCGCGGTGGAGCGGGCCAACACCCTCGCGGAGGGTCAGGAGCGGGCCCGGGGCGCGGTCGCGGCGTCGGACGCGTTCTTCCCGTTCGCGGACGGCCTGCAGGTGCTGCTCGACGCCGGCGTGCGCGCCGTGGTGCAGCCCGGCGGTTCCATCCGTGACGAAGAGGTGATCGAGGCGGCGCTCGCGGCCGGGATCACGATGTATTTCACGGGGACCCGCCACTTCGCCCACTGA
- the purN gene encoding phosphoribosylglycinamide formyltransferase, protein MQTPSGHAIDPSSASRLVVLASGGGSNLAALLAAHDDPAYGARVVGVVTDRPGAGALDLAHDAGIPSVVVAMKDFDDRTAWNEGVAQAVRVFRPDWVVLAGFMRILAPEFLRRFEGRIVNTHPALLPSFPGAHGVRDALAHGVRITGCTVHLVDDGVDTGPILAQAAVPVRDGDDEAALHERIKVAERALLVETVGRLAREGLYVAGRHATIGG, encoded by the coding sequence GTGCAGACTCCGTCCGGCCACGCGATCGATCCCAGCTCCGCCTCGCGGCTCGTCGTCCTCGCCTCGGGCGGTGGGTCCAACCTCGCGGCACTGCTCGCGGCGCACGACGATCCCGCCTACGGGGCGCGGGTGGTCGGGGTCGTGACCGACCGGCCCGGCGCCGGCGCGCTCGACCTGGCGCACGACGCCGGGATCCCCTCCGTGGTCGTGGCCATGAAGGACTTCGACGACCGCACCGCCTGGAACGAGGGAGTCGCGCAGGCCGTCCGGGTCTTCCGCCCGGACTGGGTGGTGCTGGCCGGGTTCATGCGGATCCTCGCGCCGGAGTTCCTCCGCCGTTTCGAGGGGCGGATCGTGAACACGCACCCGGCGCTGCTGCCCTCGTTCCCCGGCGCGCACGGCGTGCGCGACGCGCTCGCGCACGGTGTCCGGATCACCGGCTGCACCGTGCATCTCGTGGACGACGGCGTCGACACCGGGCCGATCCTCGCGCAGGCCGCCGTCCCGGTGCGGGACGGGGACGACGAGGCAGCCCTGCACGAGCGCATCAAGGTCGCCGAGCGAGCCCTCCTGGTGGAGACCGTGGGCCGGCTCGCGCGAGAAGGTCTGTACGTCGCCGGGAGGCACGCGACGATCGGGGGATGA
- the sucD gene encoding succinate--CoA ligase subunit alpha, with protein MSIYLNKDSKIIVQGITGGMGAKHTALMLDSGATIVGGVNARKAGTTVQHKDHEGNDVTLPVFGTVKEAMAETGADVSVVFVPPAFTKDACIEAIDAGIGLLVVITEGVPVQDSAEVFAYLQGKETRMIGPNCPGIITPGESLAGITPHTITGKGPVGLVSKSGTLTYQMMYELRDLGFSTAIGIGGDPVIGTTHIDALEAFENDPETKAIVMIGEIGGDAEERAAAYIKEHVTKPVVGYVAGFTAPEGKTMGHAGAIVSGSAGTAAAKKEALEAVGVKVGKTPSETADLMRELLKSL; from the coding sequence ATGTCCATCTACCTGAACAAGGACAGCAAGATCATCGTCCAGGGCATCACCGGCGGCATGGGTGCCAAGCACACCGCCCTGATGCTCGACTCCGGCGCCACGATCGTCGGCGGCGTGAACGCCCGCAAGGCCGGCACGACGGTGCAGCACAAGGACCACGAGGGCAACGACGTCACCCTCCCGGTGTTCGGCACGGTCAAGGAGGCCATGGCCGAGACCGGCGCGGACGTCTCCGTCGTGTTCGTGCCGCCGGCCTTCACGAAGGACGCGTGCATCGAGGCCATCGACGCGGGCATCGGCCTGCTCGTGGTCATCACCGAGGGCGTGCCCGTGCAGGACTCGGCGGAGGTCTTCGCCTACCTGCAGGGCAAGGAGACCCGGATGATCGGCCCCAACTGCCCGGGCATCATCACGCCGGGGGAGTCGCTCGCCGGCATCACCCCGCACACCATCACGGGCAAGGGCCCGGTCGGTCTCGTGTCGAAGTCCGGCACGCTGACCTACCAGATGATGTACGAGCTGCGTGACCTGGGCTTCTCCACCGCCATCGGCATCGGCGGCGACCCGGTCATCGGCACCACGCACATCGACGCGCTCGAGGCATTCGAGAACGACCCGGAGACCAAGGCGATCGTGATGATCGGCGAGATCGGCGGCGACGCCGAGGAGCGGGCCGCCGCGTACATCAAGGAGCACGTCACCAAGCCGGTGGTGGGCTATGTCGCGGGCTTCACCGCCCCCGAGGGCAAGACCATGGGCCACGCGGGCGCGATCGTGTCGGGCTCCGCCGGCACCGCGGCCGCCAAGAAGGAGGCCCTCGAGGCGGTGGGCGTCAAGGTCGGCAAGACGCCGTCCGAGACCGCCGACCTCATGCGGGAGCTCCTGAAGAGCCTCTGA
- a CDS encoding NAD(P)/FAD-dependent oxidoreductase codes for MPSSSPRSITIIGAGLAGAQTAAALRAHGFTGRLTVLGAEGVPPYDRPPLSKELLTRTEPLWISDDLGVDLSVLADDVRLDDPATRLTVTRDGVATEVASSDTVTSDAVVLACGAEPLVPPGWDAASVLHTYRDAEALRAAIGPGVRVVIVGAGWIGAEVAGVAAGAGAEVTVVEAGGTPLERQLGGRVGAHLVPWFAEAGVRLVTGAPVEKVADDGVRAAGGEYFGADLVLAAVGARPASGWLRGSLPLDARGGLRVNRAGRFLGTAMPGDPAGRLHAEALARVWAVGDIATRDHPVFGAVPGGHWSAALHDPEPTARAMLGVDERPADPEPVRARLGLTPLRTHAPYVFSRQLGHDLALFGVPSPFEQVVFRGDPTGGDRWAAFYVEHSMHRSQRVTDQGHHVARVRAVLLADSPREVGQVRKLVNRPDPLIVDLERIVDPAVRLRDAVF; via the coding sequence ATGCCGTCGTCCTCACCCCGGTCCATCACGATCATCGGTGCCGGTCTGGCCGGCGCGCAGACCGCCGCCGCACTCCGGGCGCACGGCTTCACCGGGCGCCTGACCGTCCTCGGCGCGGAGGGCGTGCCGCCCTACGACCGCCCGCCGCTGTCCAAGGAACTGCTCACGCGCACCGAGCCGCTGTGGATCTCCGACGACCTGGGCGTCGACCTGTCCGTGCTGGCCGACGACGTGCGCCTGGACGACCCGGCCACCCGCCTGACGGTCACCCGGGACGGGGTGGCCACCGAGGTGGCGTCGTCGGACACCGTCACCTCCGACGCCGTCGTGCTGGCCTGCGGCGCGGAACCCCTCGTCCCGCCGGGCTGGGACGCGGCCTCGGTGCTGCACACGTATCGCGACGCGGAGGCGCTGCGGGCCGCGATCGGGCCCGGCGTGCGGGTGGTCATCGTGGGCGCCGGCTGGATCGGGGCGGAGGTGGCGGGTGTCGCGGCGGGTGCGGGCGCGGAAGTGACCGTCGTGGAGGCGGGTGGCACCCCCCTGGAGCGGCAACTGGGCGGAAGGGTCGGGGCGCACCTCGTGCCGTGGTTCGCGGAGGCCGGGGTCCGCCTCGTCACGGGCGCCCCCGTCGAGAAGGTGGCCGACGACGGTGTGCGCGCCGCGGGGGGCGAGTACTTCGGCGCGGACCTGGTGCTCGCGGCGGTGGGCGCCCGGCCGGCGTCGGGCTGGCTGCGCGGCTCGCTCCCGCTCGACGCCCGTGGTGGCCTGCGGGTCAACCGCGCGGGCAGGTTCCTCGGGACCGCGATGCCGGGCGACCCGGCCGGGCGGCTGCACGCCGAGGCCCTGGCACGGGTCTGGGCCGTCGGGGACATCGCGACGCGCGACCATCCGGTGTTCGGGGCGGTGCCCGGCGGCCACTGGTCCGCGGCACTGCACGACCCGGAGCCGACGGCGCGCGCCATGCTCGGTGTCGACGAACGCCCGGCCGATCCGGAGCCGGTGCGTGCCCGGCTCGGCCTGACGCCGCTGCGCACGCACGCGCCGTACGTGTTCAGCCGGCAGCTCGGGCACGACCTGGCGCTCTTCGGCGTGCCGTCGCCGTTCGAACAGGTGGTCTTCCGGGGCGACCCCACGGGCGGCGACCGCTGGGCGGCCTTCTATGTCGAGCACAGCATGCACCGGAGCCAGAGGGTGACCGACCAGGGACACCACGTCGCGCGCGTGCGGGCCGTCCTGCTCG
- a CDS encoding DUF6350 family protein has protein sequence MSAPTAPRSRPGARPRPDAGPRASSSSVGESVADGLAGALAAVQALALSLAVVVLPALVAYLVATASGTAAGDGQVWRTPLEIGAGIWLLGHGVPVTASGATFTLVPLGLTALALFACHVSARHAARARPRAWIVATVCYAAGATAVAVAVPSVTAWTVLAAPVAGAVVGGLGFGAGMLTRGGSPSPAELGERLDRLVRGWFPATLRLGARAGLVGTTLLVGVAALLVGAWAVAGRSTSSDIIRALDPGWAGGIVLAVAQLALLPDLVLWATGWLSGAGFSVGSGTSFTPFGVDAGPLPGVPLLAALPGPDWTGGLALAAPLVVVACGAVAGGFAWRRLEPGRLRWPDVAFVLGGLAGTAGLLVGALQAAASGAVGAARLADVGATPWLAALLTAGELLLGAAVAFLPPYLTGRYGNGAGAPGT, from the coding sequence GTGAGTGCACCAACGGCTCCGCGGTCCCGTCCGGGTGCCCGCCCCCGCCCCGATGCCGGACCGCGCGCGTCCTCCTCCTCGGTCGGCGAGTCCGTCGCCGACGGCCTCGCCGGAGCCCTCGCGGCCGTCCAGGCGCTGGCACTGTCGCTCGCGGTGGTCGTGCTTCCCGCCCTCGTCGCCTACCTCGTCGCCACGGCGTCCGGCACCGCGGCCGGGGACGGCCAGGTCTGGCGCACGCCCCTCGAGATCGGCGCGGGGATCTGGCTGCTGGGGCACGGGGTGCCGGTGACCGCCTCGGGCGCGACGTTCACGCTCGTCCCGCTCGGCCTGACCGCGCTCGCTCTGTTCGCCTGCCACGTCAGCGCACGTCACGCGGCACGTGCTCGCCCGCGCGCGTGGATCGTGGCGACGGTCTGCTACGCGGCCGGGGCGACGGCGGTGGCGGTGGCCGTCCCGAGCGTCACCGCCTGGACCGTCCTCGCGGCCCCGGTGGCGGGCGCCGTGGTCGGCGGCCTCGGGTTCGGGGCGGGAATGCTCACCCGCGGTGGCTCGCCGTCACCGGCCGAGCTCGGTGAGCGCCTCGACCGCCTGGTGCGCGGCTGGTTCCCGGCCACGCTGCGGCTGGGGGCGCGGGCCGGGCTGGTGGGTACGACGTTGCTCGTCGGCGTCGCCGCGCTCCTGGTGGGGGCGTGGGCGGTGGCCGGCAGGTCCACGTCGTCGGACATCATCCGGGCCCTCGATCCCGGGTGGGCCGGCGGGATCGTGCTCGCGGTCGCGCAGCTCGCCCTCCTGCCGGACCTCGTCCTGTGGGCGACGGGCTGGCTCAGCGGTGCGGGTTTCTCCGTCGGGAGCGGCACCAGCTTCACGCCCTTCGGCGTGGACGCCGGTCCGCTGCCCGGGGTGCCGCTCCTCGCGGCGCTGCCCGGCCCGGACTGGACCGGCGGCCTCGCTCTCGCGGCGCCGCTGGTCGTGGTGGCCTGCGGGGCGGTGGCGGGCGGGTTCGCGTGGCGGCGCCTGGAGCCCGGCCGCCTGCGGTGGCCCGACGTCGCGTTCGTGCTGGGTGGCCTCGCCGGGACGGCCGGGCTGCTGGTGGGGGCGCTCCAGGCGGCGGCGTCGGGCGCCGTGGGTGCCGCGCGCCTGGCCGACGTCGGCGCGACACCGTGGCTCGCCGCCCTGCTGACCGCCGGCGAACTGCTCCTGGGCGCGGCGGTGGCCTTCCTGCCGCCGTACCTCACGGGCCGGTACGGGAACGGTGCGGGGGCGCCGGGAACGTAG
- a CDS encoding DUF3017 domain-containing protein, which yields MDLSGTSDGSESHSGQTGGGTATLVASDWRRPADEAGWNDSALPSERAGHLPAEEDPLDAEHPSRRHTRAVWWLLAGVVLSLLLGLVVGGRAGSLGIAVTLAVAGTFRAVLRGPGPAGLAIRTRSLDVVMYMTVAVLIGVLAVVAPID from the coding sequence GTGGATCTCAGCGGGACCTCGGACGGCAGCGAGTCTCACTCCGGACAGACCGGAGGAGGGACCGCGACGCTCGTCGCGTCCGACTGGCGGCGGCCCGCAGACGAGGCAGGCTGGAACGACAGCGCGCTCCCGTCCGAGCGTGCCGGGCACCTTCCCGCCGAGGAGGATCCATTGGACGCGGAGCACCCGTCGCGCCGGCACACCCGCGCGGTCTGGTGGCTGCTCGCCGGCGTCGTGCTCTCGCTGCTGCTCGGCCTCGTGGTCGGGGGGCGGGCAGGCTCGCTCGGGATCGCCGTGACGCTCGCCGTCGCCGGGACGTTCCGCGCGGTGCTGCGCGGCCCGGGTCCGGCCGGCCTGGCGATCCGCACCCGGAGCCTCGACGTCGTCATGTACATGACCGTGGCGGTCCTGATCGGCGTCCTGGCCGTCGTGGCGCCGATCGACTGA
- a CDS encoding septum formation family protein encodes MAQNPPAEPESTDDSGSADTDDTGNSTDEADSTGTDETGTAEPEPEPEPEPEPEPEPEGRVSARTGWVVAAFLLFWPLAVPALVQAVRAAREAAANHLDAARAASRRALGFAVGAICTGTVLLAGSAAAVVMAPAWLPAGAAAYVPPALAQAAGLVTASPERSGDAGAGTASAPSGAPDGTTDPFDVLPTPGTSAGEDIARWWATEGQETADDPSRTRPVDLDSGDCLDTEEVDGLAILYWIPVVPCDEPHHGEVFGVTWLEDSVGGGAPGATDGTGAAPTQAELWEAADAYCYPEFDEFVGEAWAASELTYWPVAPSQESWEEGDRKVACIVESDQPVTGTLEGAGR; translated from the coding sequence GTGGCCCAGAATCCCCCCGCCGAGCCCGAGAGCACCGACGACAGCGGTAGCGCCGATACCGACGACACAGGCAACAGCACCGACGAGGCCGACAGCACCGGCACCGACGAGACCGGCACGGCCGAACCGGAACCGGAACCGGAGCCCGAGCCGGAACCGGAGCCCGAGCCCGAGGGCCGCGTCTCCGCGCGGACCGGCTGGGTGGTGGCCGCGTTCCTCCTGTTCTGGCCGCTCGCGGTACCCGCGCTCGTCCAGGCGGTCCGGGCGGCGCGGGAGGCGGCGGCGAACCACCTCGACGCCGCCCGGGCGGCCTCCCGGCGGGCACTGGGCTTCGCCGTGGGCGCGATCTGCACCGGCACCGTGCTCCTCGCGGGCTCGGCCGCGGCGGTCGTCATGGCTCCGGCGTGGTTGCCCGCCGGCGCGGCGGCGTACGTCCCGCCCGCGCTCGCTCAGGCCGCGGGGCTCGTGACCGCATCCCCCGAGCGTTCCGGGGATGCGGGCGCGGGCACGGCGTCGGCCCCCTCCGGCGCGCCGGACGGCACCACCGACCCGTTCGACGTGCTCCCGACGCCGGGCACCTCCGCGGGCGAGGACATCGCGAGGTGGTGGGCGACCGAGGGGCAGGAGACCGCCGACGACCCGTCGCGGACCAGGCCCGTCGACCTCGACAGCGGCGACTGCCTCGACACGGAGGAGGTCGACGGACTCGCGATCCTGTACTGGATCCCGGTGGTGCCGTGCGACGAGCCGCACCACGGCGAGGTCTTCGGCGTGACCTGGCTGGAGGACTCCGTGGGTGGTGGTGCTCCGGGCGCCACGGACGGCACCGGCGCGGCGCCGACACAGGCGGAGCTCTGGGAGGCGGCTGACGCGTACTGCTACCCGGAGTTCGACGAGTTCGTCGGCGAGGCGTGGGCGGCGTCCGAGCTGACGTACTGGCCGGTCGCGCCGTCCCAGGAGAGCTGGGAGGAAGGCGATCGCAAGGTGGCCTGCATCGTCGAGTCGGACCAGCCGGTCACCGGCACGCTGGAGGGCGCCGGGCGGTGA